From Spiroplasma endosymbiont of Amphimallon solstitiale:
ATATTACTAAAATTAAACAATTAGGTAGTCGTAAATCTGGTAAAACATTTAGTGATATTGAATTCTTAGGTATTTTATTAATGTTAGATAATATTAATATTCATGCTTATTTAATTCGTAATATGTCAAAACAATTAAATGATAGTTGACAAGAATTAAAACAAATTATTAGAGCAACATATCCATCAATTAACTTTATTATTAGTGAAACTAAAAAAACTATTGAATTTAATGGTAGTAAAATCACTTGTAAATATTTACATGCTCAAGATAATAGTAATGTTAAATTAACTGGATTAGCAAGTAATTATTTATATGATTATGTAATTATATGAAGTGATGAAAGATATGAAATTACTGAAAATGATTATCAAGATTTAAAAGATGCTATTCGTGGTGCAAATCAATTATTAGAAATTGAAAGTTGTAATCCTTGGAGTATTTTAAATGAATTTATTAAGAAAACTATAAATGTTTGTCCACAAAATGAAAAACAAATTATTAATGAATATGAACAATTTACTATTATTGATAATACTATTTATCATTATCAAAATTGAAAACTTAATAGTTACTTAAAAGATAGTGACAAAAATCAATTATTAGAAATAGAAGTTCTAGACCCAATATCTGCAAGAGTAAGAAGTCATGGTTTAGTAGGTTATGAATCTGGTGGAATATATTCACATCTTATTCATAAGATTAGTAGATTATTACAACCAAGTTATAGATTTAGTGCTGGATTAGATTATGGGTTTAAAGATGATGCTTTAGCATGTTTATTAATAGGTTTTGATTATAATTTTAAATTTGTTAATGTTATTGATTGTTTAAAAATAGAAAATAAATTAATACGTTATGATAATAAACAATTAGCAAGATTAGTAGTTGAGTTTTATATTAAATTAGCAAAAGAAAATAATTTGTTATATGAATATGGTTTAACTGTATATTGTGATTTTAGTAATTATACATTTATTGAAATGCTTAATGATACAGCAATTAAATATAGGGTTAATTCATGGTTATATTTTAAAGATTGTGTGAAGTTAAGACTTGAGTTTAGGATAGGTAAGAATGTGGCTTTAATGGCATCAGAACGCTTAAATATTAGTATGAATGCACAAGCATTATTAGATGAATTTAGATTGGCTGTATGAGACCCTAAGAGCATTAAACAAATACCATTAGCAGGTAATGACCATTTACGTGATGCATTTGATTATGCTATAGAACCATATATTAGAAATTTAAGTGCAAATATAAATCCTTATTTTGAAAGGAAGTAACATATGAATAATCATAATACTGAAATATTAACTCCTAATTGATGCATGATAAATCTTCAAGAAATTATAGCAAATCATGCAAGTAAATTATTATGGGGTAATGGTTATACTTTAACAAGTGAACATGAAGAATATAAAAGAGCAATTGAAAAATTAAAAGAATGAAATAATTTAGATTCATTATTTTATCAAGATTGTCATATTAAGTCTGGTTATGGTTATAGTATTGTTCAAATTGATAAAAGTAAAACTGGTAGAATATCTTTAAATTTTGCTCAACCTTATGCTCAATCAAGAGTAGCTAGAGTATTAGATACTGAACAAGGTGCTTCAACATGGTCAAGATTACAATATGATGACCAAAGTATTTATGTTAAAACAACATATACTCCAAATCAAATAATTAGATATTTTACTAGTGATTTTATTACTTTAGATGGTTTACAAGAAAAAATAAGTAAAGATTTACAATTACCATTAATAGAAAATCATAATTTAGGTATTATTCCAGTTAAATTTATGCAAAATTTACCTAAAAAGAATTTCTTTGGTGGAGTTATTGGTGATTATTATCCAGATATGACTCCAATTAAAAAATTACAAAAATTATTAAATAAAACATTTGAATCAATTGAACATGAACTTGAATATAATGTTACTCGTGTATTTTTAGATATTACTGAACAAGAAATAAATCAATCTAAAACTGCTTTTGATTTAAAAAAATTAATAGGTAAATTTATTTTACAAGCAAATTTAAGAAGTTTAGGAAGTACTAGTGGAACACCACCAATTGCAATATTACAAGGTAGTCCAATATTAGATAAATATGCAGAATTTATACAATTTATTATTGATAAAGCATTTGAAGGTAGTGGCTATAGTCCAGTAAATGATACTACTAGTCAAAAAACAGAAGCAGAAGTATTAATTACTAATTCTCGTGATATGGAAACTACAAGAATTAAAAGAACTTTAAATCAAAGTGATTGAAATGAAATATTTCAAAGATGTTTTATATTAATGGGATTAGATGGTGATAAATCTAAATGAACATTTGAAATTAAAGAAAATACTATTACAGATAGATTAAAATCATTAGAAATTGATGAAGCAGAATTAAGATTAGGAATTACTAATATTAAACGAATTATAGTTAAAAGATATGGTGTAAGTGAAGAAGAAGCAGAACAGATTATTAATGAAAATAGAAAATATCAAAAAGAAGAAATTGAATTTAATAATACTTTTTTAGGAGAAACTAATAATGGGAATGACACCAAAACAGAATCATCAATTAATTAAAACTGTATGAAAAAGTACAGGTGAAATTGAAAAAGATTTTACACAAAATAAAGATTTACAATTTCGTGTATGTCCTTTTACTATTATTTTAGGTGCTATAAATTCAACAGAAACGGGTTATAAACCACCAACTTCAATACCTAATGATTATACTTCATTTAGTAAAATCTTTACTGGAAGAGAAGCAATATTATCTGTATGAGATAATAGTTTTGATTTAATAGAACCAGATTTAAAAACAATAGATTCTACTGGTAAAAAGGTTTTAAAAGTTGGTGATGTATTTTATGGAAATATTTTAAGTGACCAATTAGGTATTACTTATTCAGCAACTCCAGCAAATAATGCTTTTATTCAAGAGCAAGCCATTAAAAATGTAGTTATTAATATTCCAAATGAAAAAAAGAATTTTAGTTTTATTAATAATATTGTTTCAAATTTATATAAGTTATA
This genomic window contains:
- a CDS encoding phage terminase large subunit — translated: MLSNFGYLLDIAKRMYLKQPLNITKIKQLGSRKSGKTFSDIEFLGILLMLDNINIHAYLIRNMSKQLNDSWQELKQIIRATYPSINFIISETKKTIEFNGSKITCKYLHAQDNSNVKLTGLASNYLYDYVIIWSDERYEITENDYQDLKDAIRGANQLLEIESCNPWSILNEFIKKTINVCPQNEKQIINEYEQFTIIDNTIYHYQNWKLNSYLKDSDKNQLLEIEVLDPISARVRSHGLVGYESGGIYSHLIHKISRLLQPSYRFSAGLDYGFKDDALACLLIGFDYNFKFVNVIDCLKIENKLIRYDNKQLARLVVEFYIKLAKENNLLYEYGLTVYCDFSNYTFIEMLNDTAIKYRVNSWLYFKDCVKLRLEFRIGKNVALMASERLNISMNAQALLDEFRLAVWDPKSIKQIPLAGNDHLRDAFDYAIEPYIRNLSANINPYFERK